A region from the Streptomyces tsukubensis genome encodes:
- a CDS encoding agmatine deiminase family protein — protein sequence MSFLSPSRRAALRAFAGLGTLVLGASACGPAAPSAAPRATGVSPRAASATGAGRLGAEWESHTRTFMSWPALTSVWEEDLPYVRKDIARIARAVGEYEAVVMMARPDQVKAAQRACGSQVEVIPLAVDDLWARDTVPVFVEQGGKVTGVDFNFNGWGDKQEHTNDALVGRKLLPEYGILRVQAPLVSEGGSFETDGEGTLLITESSIVNVNRNPGKSRDRIEAELKELLGMEKVVWLAGVRGEDITDAHVDSLVRFTEPGVVLLDRAFPGTPPDSWSRSADQAESVLSKATDARGRRFEIVELPQPDLRKITGEGEDFLASYANFYIANDSVFLPRFGDRKADDRARGIMREHFPGRDVVLVPIDTVASGGGGIHCATHDQPGKPAA from the coding sequence GTGTCCTTCCTCTCCCCCTCCCGGCGGGCCGCCCTGCGGGCCTTCGCCGGGCTCGGCACCCTGGTTCTCGGCGCCTCGGCCTGCGGTCCGGCCGCGCCCTCGGCCGCGCCCCGGGCCACCGGCGTCTCGCCCCGGGCCGCCTCCGCGACCGGCGCCGGCCGACTGGGTGCCGAGTGGGAGAGCCACACCCGTACCTTTATGTCCTGGCCGGCCCTGACCTCCGTCTGGGAGGAGGATCTGCCCTATGTCCGCAAGGACATCGCGCGCATCGCGCGGGCCGTCGGGGAGTACGAGGCGGTCGTGATGATGGCCCGGCCCGACCAGGTGAAGGCCGCTCAGCGGGCCTGCGGTTCCCAGGTCGAGGTCATTCCCCTGGCCGTGGACGATCTGTGGGCCCGGGACACCGTTCCCGTCTTCGTCGAACAGGGCGGCAAGGTGACCGGCGTCGACTTCAACTTCAACGGCTGGGGCGACAAGCAGGAGCACACCAACGACGCCCTGGTCGGGCGGAAGCTCCTCCCCGAGTACGGGATCCTCCGGGTCCAGGCCCCGCTGGTCTCCGAGGGCGGGTCCTTCGAGACCGACGGCGAAGGCACCCTGCTGATCACCGAGAGTTCGATCGTCAACGTCAACCGCAATCCCGGCAAGAGCCGGGACCGTATCGAGGCCGAGCTCAAGGAGTTGCTCGGCATGGAGAAGGTGGTGTGGCTGGCGGGCGTACGCGGCGAGGACATCACCGACGCCCATGTGGACAGTCTCGTCCGGTTCACCGAGCCCGGCGTCGTCCTGCTCGACCGGGCCTTCCCCGGCACCCCGCCCGACTCCTGGTCCCGCTCCGCCGACCAGGCGGAGTCCGTACTGTCGAAGGCGACGGACGCCCGTGGGCGGCGGTTCGAGATCGTCGAACTTCCGCAGCCCGATCTGCGGAAGATCACGGGCGAGGGCGAGGACTTCCTGGCGTCGTACGCCAACTTCTACATCGCCAACGACTCGGTCTTCCTGCCCCGGTTCGGCGATCGGAAGGCCGACGACCGCGCCCGCGGCATCATGCGGGAGCACTTCCCCGGCCGGGACGTCGTCCTGGTCCCGATCGACACCGTGGCCTCGGGCGGCGGCGGTATCCACTGCGCCACGCACGACCAGCCGGGCAAGCCGGCCGCCTGA
- a CDS encoding TetR/AcrR family transcriptional regulator, which produces MSSRSTRILEAAARVIARRGVRGLRVEELAAEAGVSTALVYYHFKDRTGVLRRTLEFISDRAESYTTDRDPDAPPPTPREELEEALLLELQDTVEVRENSAAWGELRASAVFEEALREDLARATLVWVQEVAALLGRVHPLAPASALAAAAERLTALLEGLSMRWLSGGVRVEHARELVRGAIDAELAGLRCD; this is translated from the coding sequence ATGTCGTCTCGCAGCACTCGGATCCTCGAAGCGGCCGCCCGGGTGATCGCCCGGCGCGGGGTCCGCGGCCTGCGTGTGGAGGAGCTGGCTGCCGAGGCCGGGGTCTCCACCGCCCTGGTCTACTACCACTTCAAGGACCGCACGGGGGTGCTCCGCCGGACCCTGGAGTTCATCAGCGACCGCGCCGAGAGCTACACCACCGACCGGGACCCGGACGCGCCGCCCCCCACCCCCCGGGAGGAGCTGGAGGAGGCGCTCCTGCTGGAGCTCCAGGACACCGTCGAGGTCCGGGAGAACAGCGCCGCCTGGGGTGAACTGCGTGCGAGCGCGGTCTTCGAGGAGGCCCTGCGCGAGGACCTCGCCCGGGCGACCCTGGTCTGGGTGCAGGAGGTCGCCGCGCTGCTCGGCCGGGTCCACCCCCTGGCCCCCGCCTCCGCCCTCGCGGCCGCCGCCGAACGGCTCACCGCCCTGCTGGAAGGCCTCAGCATGCGCTGGCTCAGCGGTGGCGTCCGGGTCGAGCACGCACGCGAGCTGGTGCGCGGCGCGATCGACGCGGAGCTGGCGGGACTCCGGTGCGACTGA
- a CDS encoding DUF4430 domain-containing protein, which produces MRMQLAHRAAVTTAALALTFAAAAPAAVGAESGHRGTNAPVKVSLTVQGPNGLLFNGKVRTRGHDVTTATGGTHKCDGTNGGANPTKVPTPTAALDDAARQNGFTWDGAWHASFEDFFVDTIKNVSGGSSAYWSIAVNGTPTPVGGCQFRINAGDQVSFVWTAF; this is translated from the coding sequence ATGCGCATGCAACTCGCCCACCGTGCCGCCGTCACCACGGCTGCTCTCGCCCTCACCTTCGCCGCCGCCGCTCCCGCCGCGGTCGGGGCCGAGTCCGGACACCGCGGCACCAACGCGCCCGTGAAGGTCTCCCTCACGGTCCAGGGCCCCAACGGCCTCCTGTTCAACGGCAAGGTCAGAACCAGGGGCCACGATGTGACCACGGCGACCGGCGGCACCCACAAGTGCGACGGCACCAACGGGGGAGCGAACCCCACCAAGGTGCCCACCCCGACCGCCGCACTGGACGACGCCGCCCGTCAGAACGGCTTCACCTGGGACGGCGCCTGGCACGCCTCGTTCGAGGACTTCTTCGTCGACACCATCAAGAACGTGAGCGGCGGCAGCAGCGCCTACTGGAGCATCGCCGTGAACGGGACGCCGACTCCGGTGGGCGGCTGCCAGTTCCGTATCAACGCCGGCGACCAGGTCTCGTTCGTCTGGACCGCTTTCTGA